CTGTGTGAAATTGTTGAAGGTCAAAGATCAACAGTATGCTATTGACTTGTGAATAAAACTAATACCTCTGCAGGCTACACAGCGATGGATCGGAATTTAATGAGCTTCCTGATATGGCTTTCTTTCACACTGTGCACTTGTTTCATTTGCGGCTCTCTTTGTTACCAGAAGGGATTTTGTTGTAGCATCAGAATGCACCGTCCCAGCTAATTTCACATTGATGAGAAAGTCCTGCTTGTTGGATATTTAAGCGAGCTATGGCAATTacaaggtgctgaaaaaagcaataaaaaaaaaaagtaatgttgTTAATTGCATCACGCCGTACCTCAGGAAATTAAAACACAAGTGCACACATGCACCCACTCACTGGGTCTGCCTCGATAATGACACTGTAACACAACATACAGCGTGGAGCCAGTCAGCTGCCATCACCACTAACAGGTGAAggaaatcttctttttttttccccccctgcttAAGTGACATCAGTGTAATGAGGAAAAGTACTAAGCTGCTGGATTTGGAAGCAGGAGAAATTATGTGCAATGATGTGAAGAGAcatgacatatatagacaactGTACTGGATCAGAACGCTGTGGAGAATCTGGGTCTCGTTCCCGGTCCGTGCCTGCAATGGTTAGTGCAGCAACGGAAAGTGGCCTCAACGAGAAAAAACTGGTGAACcaataataacataaacatgTGGGTGGGTGTGGATTGTGTGGAAGCGGAGAAGATGTGATACTCAAGGAGGCTGTACACTGCTTGGAATCCACGTCTTTTTGATGCTGTTTTGAGCATTGCTGAACACCAAGAACAGCCTTTCTCAGAAACAATGGTCTCTGGTAGCTTTGGTCCCTTTCTTCTGGATAATGCACCCCGGCAGACTGTAAGAAATGTTAAAGAAGAAAGTGACAATGCATGCAAACTGttgacaaacagaaaatactTCAGATCCCAGATTCCAATCAAGAAATTTTGAGTTGTATGTGGTCTCCTgctaatgtaatgtaatgtaatgttaTCAGGCTCCACAAAACCTTTTTAAAGATGTGATGCAATCCTCAAAATGATAGGATAACCCTTTTCTAGtaggaaaaaaagagacttaTTTTTTCACTGTTACAGTCCTCTGATGGTTGATAAGTACCATTACACCGAGAATCCATGTGTAATGTAGACTAAATTGTTCACCAACTCTAACAGAAATAGCTTGATTTCAGCtctatacatccatccatcttcaatgCCACTTTACCCAGGGTGCCAGAGGTAACGGTGTGTGAAGCCACCGTTAGCCCGGACAGACAGACATTAACATCTACAGCCAATTTAGAGTCAACGAAGTGATCCCAAATTCTTGTTTTTGGGTTGTGGGAAGAGAAAATGCATGCGTGCACTCAGGTTTGAAATGAGCTTAATGAGGTATTAAACATGTCACATTCTCTTTTCTGCTTcaagaaaaaagctgaaattacAACTCTTGTCAACTTAGGAATCTTGTTTAATCATAATTGGTGGTCCAacattatttctattttaacaTACATATTTTTCCCCGTTATTCTTAAGTACATTTGACACCATATTTTTGAATGGAAAGTGTTTCATGTGATTAGATGTAAttaaagtcaaataaaaactCTTGGTTATAATGCTATGGCTGATGAGTAAACATGAGTGATATAAACTTCCCTCCTtgttctgtgtttcagttgCGTCCGGGCGAAGCCTTCACTGTGTACCACACCAGTCCTACATTGTCCTGCCTGTCCAAACCGGTGGTGCTGTGGACTCAGCAGGATGTCTGCAAGTGGCTTAAGAAACACTGTCCTCACAACTACCTAACCTATGTCGAGGCCTTCTCCCATCACGCCATCACAGGTACTGTACGCGCATTTTCTCTGAAACCATCAGTGTGAAACATGAAATCCACTCCGGTGGGTTCTTTGCTCAGCACGTTGCCCCGTGTTAACATCCTGAGGGTTCttcctccgtcctctgctcctgTCACTAAGTACAGTAGTGCTGCCGGGTTTCACTAAGACATTGCAAACCAGTGCCATAAAAGGCTTAACAAATCTCAcacaagttttatttttaggtTTGTGGTTCCACGGCTTAGCTTTTTCAACTGGAAACAGGTTTACACCCAAATCTCTGCAAAGGAGATTTAAAAGGCATTCATGTGAGGTAACGAAAGGAGTGCAGCCTATTTTTGGAGAAGAAAAGCAAAGCTGCGGAAAAAATGTGGGGTTGTCGCGTTTCGAGTTCAAACAATGCACTCCGCAACACTTTTATTTGTCACTAAGCTCACACAAGTGCGCGCAGgtgctcgcacacacacatgcacacaatcCAGACTGACGAAACACACGCGGGTAAGTGGACACAAACGTGTGTGCAGATTAACACACACGTTCATGCACACACCTCCTCGGAATGGACAGAGCAGACGGTGGAGCCGGGTTCTGTTTGGTGTCTCACAGAGAACAGATTGCTGCCGTagggtcaacacacacacacacacacacacacacacacacacacacacaaacaggcttcAGGGTTAACGTTGCGGTGCCACTTCCAGCAGCTCTGATCTGATGCTTTTTATTTATGTCGACTCAAACCGAGTGAAGCTCAGATCCAATTATTCATGTATTCATCCTGTATTCATTTGCTGATGTTCAGCTGGATTTCATTTCCCTGTTTCATTAGCTCCTGTGTTTTGGTGTGCAAATGTGGGGGTGAATATGTGTTTTTCTTGTAGACGCGTACGGTCAGCATCAAACTGCTGGAACAATGAACGCTCTGCACACAAAGGACGTCGGTCTGCACACGCAGTCGAGAGATGAACTCTGTGTCTGCATCACATTAGCCCAACGACCCACGAGGAAATGTGTCCTCCTCAGTCTCTCAGTCAGGGTGGAACAAGCTGTCTGAGCAGATCAGTGCATCCTCCACAATGTCTCTGGATTTTATAAGTGATTTGTGGAGGAGCAGGGCATCGACTGTATGCAATTTACTCCTAACTCATTCATTGTTCATACATtgttcattcactgaacagtgtATGAAGGGCCTGTGTTTCAGTGAATAAGCACATCGTGTGTTTTCCGGCTGCTGTACTCTTTACAAAGATAAGAAAGCAAAATTCCAACTCCCAACGAAAACAAAATGAGGACAGAAACATACTTTCTGAAAGTAAAGCAGTTTATTTAAACTTATTCAGAATATCTAAGACAGGCATCAGCGGCACCCTTAATTCTTGTCACTACGGATTACGCCCCTGGTTTAGCCCCCGGTGCCCCTGTGTGCCCTCCACATAGTTTTCTGGATCTGCTCCTGCTAATGCTGGAAATCCTCTGAGGTTGGTTTACTGCCATTATTTAAGTCTAAGCTGTCAAATACGTTCAGTGTATTCCAACACTTCAGAAAAGATTATTTATATACTGATGATACCAGTGAATATTTTCCATATTGAGAATCGGATGTTGAAACTCTGGATTTCCACACAGTGAAGGAATTCTGCTTGCGAAGAGTGTTGTGTCATTTTATTGTGGCTATGTGCATCTTCTGTTAATCAAGGTCGACTGTAGCAGGGGGTAACAATTTATGATAATGAAAATGTAATGCAAttataaataattaaatcatCTCAAAAACACAAGTAAACTTTTTGTAGTTTGTTTACTAGAAACTAATTATTACACAGCAGCTAATATACTTGAAATTAGTCAATGCAAGCAAGCGGTCCCCACTTCTTTCTTAAGCACTGGAGACAGTGAGATAGTCACATAATGTCTTCTTTCAAAATCAATCATTTCCTCATTCTGAAGTTAGACGGTGTCGTTTAAAGTCAAGGATCTGAGTACTTCCTCTGCCACCGCGGAAGACGTGCATGTGATTTAGTGACAGAAGCCGTTTTACCCTTGCTCTAAAAATCTGATCTGAATCCAGATGAGCTCTCTGAATAAATGACTCCCGATGTCGATCATTCACACGAGGTGATTTTATTCGGCGCATTATTTCTGAGCTGCATTCTTCCCACGTTTAAATACCTCTGGAGGCCAGCAGGTGTGGAGTCAGTTAGCTGATatcggctgtgtgtgtgtgtgtgtgtgtgtgtgtgtgtgtgtgtgtgtgtgtgtgtgtgtgtgtgtgtgtgtgtgtgtgtgtgtgtgtgctcctctcATGTGTTATGGCTGCACgattcacacatttcatttacaGATTAAGATCTGATCACAGATGGAGATAGACCACCTCCATTTGTGCTGCTACAGGCTGGATTGAATTGTAGTTTCTGTCATATTTACACCTCCattagttttccattttcattatCAAGATAGTATATCTAATTTCAGGGGACACATTTAGCCCAGGTGTAAATGACCAATAGGGCAGACAGGATGGAGATAGAGGGAGAACGTGCAGTATTCCACTCTAAAAGTGAAATGACTAATGGTTAAACAGCAAATCTGGCCACAAGGCTCCACACTTAACCTTGGTGACATTGTTTATACAAGCCTGTCACACTGCATGTAAGCCTTCAGGGACCTGAACCGCAGCGCTCTCAAAGGTTTACACTGAAGCTTTTTTTGCTCTATAAGGAAGTCTTTATCATCCCAGGTTGCTTTAAGAGTCATTATTGTCCAAGCTGAAGCAGAACTGCTTCCCATTCGCCCACAGACATTGTTAATAAGCAATTTATTTTGAAGCCAAATTGAGAGACGCGACCTCCATTGAAACagcctttgtttttgtgtctcttttctCCCTTTGACAGCATACTTTCCCTATCTGCAGGCAATTATTAGGAGCTGTATTAAGTCTGTCTGAGGGAAATTGATTTGAGCTCCATTCATCTGCTTTGTCTCAtttgtacacacactcacacacacacacgcatatatacacacacacactgagcaagGGCAGTGGTTTTTCTAGGACACACTGGTTCGGCGGTTGGCAGGCACACACTGGAGGGCTTTAGTGGAGATGGGGTGAAGAGGTTGACGAGTGTGTGCTCTTGTAGggaagtgtgtgcgtgcgtgtgtgcgcgcgcgtacGTGTCTGCTGAATAGAACGCAGGAACAGTGCACAAAATGAATCTAAAATGATTGTTGTTGTATCCCCAAGACAGCCGTGCTCACACAAATTGGGTTATTTGACTCTGTGTGCTGGAAACAGGGAGCacctggactctgaggagaggCGAATAATCTGCCTTTAAACAACCCGTGCGCGCACGCACATGCCCGAAAACCACACTAACCATTCAACTATGATGAGAGCTAACTGGTTTGTCATGGAGTTTTCTCCCTGTGAGTGGAGCCATGCCCACGGCAGAGGTAGCTATTGTGCCTTTTGTTCAAGTCCATCTGGATACGAGGCACAGACTGCCTGACAGTTTTGTCCTCGTTTGGCTTGTCTGTTTTCCGTCTGAGCTATATATCATGTCTGAAAGAGCCGAGAcgctaggaaaaaaaaaaaaagcataataatTGGTCTTTTCAGATATAATGTTCAGCAACCTGTCAGCTTCGCGGAAAACAACCATCATTCAACTGTAACAAAGGATTGTTAACTGAAGACTTTTGTTCAATGTTGTCGATGGAGGAAAGTTTTTTGCGACTTTCCAGAAAAACTGGACTGAGATCTTCTCAATGCCAATATTTTGATAGTTTTTAGttaaaaatgcttctttttgttAACCGTTTTCTTTCTAGATctatcatacacacacacacacacatcgcacaATGAGAATTAATGTCTACATTTCCCTATAATATGCATGTTGTGGGCCATTATCTGTCTCACACATCTCACATCTGTTAATGAGTTTCTtgaaaacacaaccacatcaTTCAAAACTCATCCCAGCATCCATCAGGACCAAATGCACAAAGCTCCCCGAGCTTGTCAAACAATGCTTTTTATGTTGTTGGTTTCCgtcaaaacaaaatgctgacTGAAGATAAAAACTAGACGTAAGCCGCTTGAAACAGAGTTAATGCTGAGCTTACACTCATACAGCTCAGTGTTCATGGCCCAATACATTCTAACGATGCTTTTACGCAACCATGGAGTGCAGAGGAAAAAGTCGACGTGGATTATGGACCAACAATACGCACATTAATCTGTGTGACATATGGCTGAAAGgctgaaaggaatctgacttaaAGCTACTAAAGATAATGTGGATTGGGAGTTTTGTTTGAACAGAAGGCTTTTGAAGCACTTAGTCAGACCTGGGTCCTCTGAGGGTCACAGCAGACCAACGACACGCCAACTGCAGCTCCACCACACTCAGAAATACACTATGTTCTCCACCATAAAGCCTGTTAGAAAAATGCCTACCGACCTCCTATTACAGGTATTTATATTTCATGGGAGAACAGAGGATGTGGGACTCTaattctcttttcattttccacTTGCTTGCCCTCCTCTCCTTTCACTTTCTTCTCCTGCTTCCATCCCACAGATGGACCTCAAGCTGCTGTGTGggtaaataaaagaacaatCAGCAGGGTTTATAGTGGAAGAGGAAGACTGGGAGAAACAACGATAGGCAGAGTTTGGTTTTTGGATGAAGTACTCTGTACATACTGGCAAGCGCAGAACACTGGGAAGACTTTTCTAGTACAGAGCGGCACTCATACTGAAAAAATCCAGAGACATAGAGGAAGTGCTGGTGTTCAGGACAGAGAAATGGGAATGAGTGGAATAATATCGAGAGGGAGCTGCATGAGTAATGAGTCTAATTATGATTTGGGTGTcgtgcagagctgctgcaggtatGATGGATTCCTCTTCTTTCCACTCTGGTGAAGGACATAGCTCTCCTACCCAGACCTGTGTGTGAACATGCCctccatacttttttttttcttttttaccagTCCCTGTTTGTTTGAGTGCAGCTTGGCTGTAAAAGCTGTTTACTGTGGGTAATGGTatggtaagtgtgtgtgtgtgtgtgtgcatgtgtgtgtgtgtgtcctcgggGTTAACTGTAAAACTCTGTAGTAAAACCCGACCACAGCTTGAGTAATCCTCGCAGTGCCAGCTCTTTTAATGCGACCAACTGGAGGACTTCACCGCTAACTGGAAAATAAACACCTTACCCATTTAAGCCATTTAGATTGTCACTCTACGAGTGAAAGCATAAATAAGACCACACTATCAGATGCCTTCCActtcttaaacctttttcagtCTTAGCCATTGACATGCATACTCCTCACAACTGGAAGACAAAGCACAGAGGAATGGAGCAGAGAGCCTTTCTACTGGACATTACAGTTTTAACCAGGACTCAAACACTTATAACATGAGCCTCTCATTCCCATCAAAAGCATAGAATCATATTGAAGAATTCCCACATATTGAATGTTGAAGTTACCCTCCAAAAAAGAGCAAAAGGACTCAGTCACTGCACATTTTAAGACAATTTTCtgacataaaatcaaaataaatccacTTAACTTATTCGgtaaaatgatcaaaacttgaggaaaaaaacccaaataaacacacaacttcATGTTTTGAACTCAAACACATGTTGTGCTGTCTTGACGTGGTGCCAAACTGCTTTTCCAGAACAATAGAAACTTACAGTTTCTGGATTGAagtttaaaatctaaaataattGAAATATAGTACAAATACGGTATCCGTGCTCTGCCACCAGGCAGAGTTAGGTGAGTGAAACCCGACAAAGCCTGAACGAGAGAATAAATTGCGCACAGAAGAGAATAGTGAAAGTCTTTAGCTCTGTGTCCAATAATACTGCAGACACAGACGTGCCAAACTGAATAAATCAAATGTGGACAACAGCCTGCTACAGAATAAATTACACACATGCTCACTCAGTAGCTTGCAGTAATGGACGGACACCCTCTGAAAGTTATTGACAATGTCTGCAAAACGGAGGAGGAAAGCACGAGATTCAGTTATATCAATCAATCTATATTTGTAGAGCTAATACTAATCAAGTGATATGTGAGAGTCGTAATGTTTGAAACCTGGCAGCTCTTATCAAACGAGTCCAGTAAAGCAACTTGGTTGAATGTGCTGACTGCAGAGTTAAGTGTATGCGGAAACCCTCCTCTTCTTCGTGTCCATCAGTTTGTTCACCTGTGAGTGAATTGACAGTGGTTGTGCTTTCGGGGGTGAACTTCACccattcatctcctcctcccgaCAGGTCGAGCACTGCTGCGTCTGAACGGAGAAAAGCTGGAGAGGATGGGAATCGTCCAGGAGACGCTGAGACAAGAAGTCCTCCAACaagtcctccagctgcaggtcagagaagAAGTGCGcaatctgcagctcctcagcagaAGTAAGTAGCAAGACGTTTCCGTGCATGTTTTTAGACCTTGACAAACGAGTTCCCAGAGGAACACGGAGAGAAAAGTTTGGTGGGATCGATGGGGTGAAGGCGGAGTGAGACCACGCTGCGGCGTACGTGGAGTTCAGCATACAAGAGCAGTTGCTgaggcgagggggggggggggtttattgACGGGACTTCTTGATTTGCTGCACTGCCTCAGTATGACGGCTTCAGTAAACACTTTTGTTATCCAGCCATCAATACACCGGCTCAGTCAGTCACTGGTGACTTGAATCGAGGCGATGTGActtggaaaacatttttctgctgGACTGATGGTTATGGGTCAAGAAAATAGTTTAAAACTGGATTCCAagttcactgttgtgtaaagATCTTATTATTCCTATGGAAGAAGCGAATGCTTTTAACTGTCTGGATAAATACTCATCAGGAGGAGCAACATTCACAACTTAACTCCATTAAACTCTTTAATCTtcaaaaagacacatttaaGATGCTATAAAGAGTTGTGGTGCTTTTACCCAGTTTTCAcgatttttcagattttgtaTTCAAAGCCCACCTTGCTGCGATTTCTCTCAGGTTTTCCTTTGGGCAACATAATCTTCAAGATCATGACCTAtattcagcagcagcaccatcCTGGCTGAGCACAGTAAGCCAATGAGAGGAGCTCTGCAGCACAGACTGAAGAGAAACTAGCTGGTACCTTTAGTTTCTTTTTCCAGCAAGAAAAGaagtttggaggtttgtttgtatgtgaaataaataaataaataaataaatcaaatcagagTCGGATCAGTTGTACTTTACATACGAGCTCTGGACTGTCAAatcagacttgttttttttttttggccgcGAACTCATCATTATGAGCCGAGGACTCTTACAATCAGCACTCGCGCTCTCTGAAGAGATCCTTGTGGCTTTCCAAGCTCTCAGTCTCACATTTCCATCAGACATAAAGCTGCCGATGATCAAATGTTTTGTGCGTAGTCGTACTGCTCATCAGCAGCTTTGAGGTAAGAGATTTGAAAATGTGCAGATGGATGTAAAAAATtgaatacaacaaaaaaaagttattttttcccCTTAATTGAATTGAAACCATGAAACTTCCATACATTCAAAATATATATGTAATACACAACAATTCAAACATTTCAAGTCTTGTTTGATTTGgaaatagctttaaaaaaaagcctttcagtgtcattatttttttttaaagatgcacTTGTATTTTATgctaatttaatttttttgaacCGATTGTGTTGTTGACTGTTAGGAGTCAGGAAGACGCCAGATTAAGAAGAGGATTCATCACTTAAACCATGCAGTAGGATGTTTAAAGAGCCTCATGGGTCCAAAATGACCTTGAATTTG
The DNA window shown above is from Salarias fasciatus chromosome 20, fSalaFa1.1, whole genome shotgun sequence and carries:
- the samd10b gene encoding sterile alpha motif domain-containing protein 10 isoform X2: MIGRQTLVDPWRTAFQVITEAASSFSFCRASLEHTVSAEELSYQLPRRAGGSNLTWHDGRGQQTAHTRTVKLLQQPGTEGIQLRPGEAFTVYHTSPTLSCLSKPVVLWTQQDVCKWLKKHCPHNYLTYVEAFSHHAITGRALLRLNGEKLERMGIVQETLRQEVLQQVLQLQVREEVRNLQLLSRTSFGNFS